GACGGTATCCGTGTTGTCACCATCGCCTCGGACTTCCCGCCGGGCTGCCCTGGCTGCGGCATGATTTCCACCCGGGTGCATTCGAGACGGAGACAGCGGGTTCGCGACATCCTTGTCGCCGGGCTGGTGAGCGTGTGGTGGGCCAAGCGCCGGTTCTTCTGTGACGAACCTGCCTGCACCCGGAAGACCTTTGCCGAGTCGACCCCGCAAGTGCCCCGCTTCGCCCGGTCTACGGCCAGACTCAAGGACACGCTCAAAGACGCCGTCGTCTCCTCCGGCAGAGCGGCCAGCGAGGTCGCGGCCGCGTTCGGGGTCTCCTGGTGGCTGGTCAACACTGTTGTTGTCGCTGCCGCCCTGGCGCTGCCATCGGTGGACCTGCTGACCCCGGCACGGCTGGGGATCGATGAGCACCGCTACCGATCCGTGCGCTGGTTCAAGGACCAGCAGAGCGGGAAATGGTCCCGGTTCGAGCCATGGATGTCCACCATCGTCGATGTCGATTCCGGCCAGGTACTGGGCATCGTGAACGGCCGCGACAGCCACGGCGTCGGGGCTTGGCTCAAGTCCCGACCCGCCGCCTGGCTGGCCGGCATCGAAACGGTCGGGATCGACCCGTCGGCGGCGTTCCGCAAAGCCCTGCGCGAGCACCTGCCCGACGCCGCCGTCTCAGTGGATCACTTCCACCTCGTCTTGCTGGCCAATGACATGCTCACCGGGGTCCGCCAGCGCGTCGCCCGGGAGCAACACGGGCGCCGCGGCCTGAAAACGGACAAGGCCTGGGCCCACAGGCGGTTGCTGCTGCGCGGCTACGACACGCTCTCCGACGCCGGCAAGAAACGACTCGATGATGTCTTCGCCACCGATGATCCGACCCAGGAACTCGCCGCCGCCTGGGGAGTGAAGGAAGCACTGCGACTGATGCTTTCCAGTAGCAATCCGGCCAGCGTCCAAGAGCGAAAAGAGTTCTTTGAGCGCCAGGTCAAGTCGGCGGCGATGATGGAAACTGATCGGCTGCTGACCACCGTGACCAAGTGGTGGCCAGAGATCCAAACACTGCTCGACACCCGGGTCACCACGGCGAAAGTCGAGGCAGCCAACACGATGATCAAAAACATCAAACGGATTGCTCGAGGGTTCCGCAATCCGACCAATTACCAATCACGTATCCTATTGAGAAGTGCTGCCCGGACGGTGGCATGAAATTCATCTCAGCGGGCTGATATTCACCACGAAACGCGAAGAGCCACTAAACAGGGCCATGCCAACCGGGCTCCTACCTAGGGACCCAATCACCCTGGTCCAGGTCAAAGCGCCGGGCATCAGCGCCGGCAGATCGTTGACCCGATCGATAATCCTCCCCGGTCTGCTGGTCCGTATGGCACGCCCGGCACCCCACCGCAATGTCCGTCCGATCAGAGAACGTCGCCAATCTTCGAGCCACCAGCAACTCTCTCTGTGTAACTGAGTTTGTTGCTAGGAAGCTGTGACGCGAAGCGTGATGTGCATGGGAAATGCGGTACAGCAACAACCTTTTCCGACGTCAGAGGACCTTTCAGGACTTGAGTACGCCTTCGGACCACATACTCATGAAATTGCAAGGTTAGCCAACCCCAACAACTCTGGGCCACCAGAGTCCCATACTGGGCGTCCAAAAGTTCATCTGAGTCGTCCAGACGGTTGCGCTGGTATGACCTGGGGTACATACTGAGTGAACTGCATCACAAAGAGTTGTCAAGCAACGAACCGGTCATTACCCGTTAGTTTGTAGCTAGACGCCGGAACAGCCGGCGCCTATCCGTTCAAGGGAGTATTCAGGATGAAAGCTAAGTACATTGTCCCGTTTGCAGGGCTCGCCGTCGTGTTGGCCGGCTGCTCGGGAGACCCGGGCGCAAGTAGCGAGACGGAGGCTAAGGGCCAAACCTATGACTGGGATATGACGATTACAGTCGGCGAACAATCTTCTTGGTATGAGGGTGCGGAGAAGTTTGCGGAAGTTCTAGACAAGGAATCTGATGGCCGGATGCAGCTCAATCTCTACACTAATGAGCAACTCTCGGGTGGGGACTCGGTCGCTAGTCTCGAGCAGCTAATAAATGGGGAGAAAGCTTTCTCTTACCATTCAACTATCATTTATGCTGGCATTGACGAACCGTTTGGTGCTATCAATGCACCGTTCCTCTATGACAGCTACGAGGAGGCCGACGCGACCATAGAGGCATCGGCGCTGGAGGCGTACAAGAAGCTTGGAGATGATCTCGGAGTTGAGGTTTTGGGATTTGGCGAGAGCGGTTTCCGGCAAATCACTAACAACGTTCGGCCAATCGAATCTCCCTCTGACCTTGAAGGAATCAAGATACGAATTCCTGAAATTTCTCTCTTTCAGGACATTTATCAGGCATTGGACGCCAACCCGATCACCATGACCTTCTCGGAGGTCTTCACCGCACTGCAACAGGGCACCATTGATGGTCAGGAAAATCCACTGGACGTGACGTACTCGTCAGGACTTACTGAGGTGCTGGACTACATGACTATGTGGAATTACGTTTACGACCCACTGATTCTCGGCATGAACGACGACCTTTACGAGTCGCTTTCACCGGAAGACCAGGAGATTGTGCAGAAGGCGGCTGACGAAGCCAACACCGTCCAGAAGGCAAGCAATCGGAGCCGGGAGGATACCCAACTGGAAGAGATGAAGAAAGTCATGGAAGTTAGTACGTTGAACGCTAAGCAACGCGACGCATTCAATACGGCAATGGAACCGATATACGACAAATACGAATCGGTCTGGGGAGCGGAAGTCGCCGACGCAGTTCAACCAAAGTGATCTAGTCTTGAAACAGCTACGTTCCCTCGACATAGTTGAAAATACTCTCGCTGTAGCGACTTTTAGTGTCATCAGTATTGTCGCCTTCGCCAACGTTCTGTCGCGCTACCTACTCAACGCGTCACTGGCATTCACAACTGAGTTAACCGTCAATCTGGCTGTCCTACTGACAATGGTTGGTGCTGCCATCGGTATTCGGGAGAGCAGTCACTTGGGCTTCACTTTGCTGCGGGATAAGGCGACTGGACGAACACATCAAGCGATCGTTGTGTTGTGTGGCTTGGCCATCGTGCTTTTCTATGCGGCGTTGTTCAAATTTGGACTCGACATCTCCCTTGAGCAGTTTGGGCGGCATCAGACGACGCCAGCGCTGGGGTTGCCGAAGGGTCTGTTGTCTGCAGCGCTCCCATTGGGAGCGCTGCTCGGAGTTATCCGCGCCGTCCAAGCAACCATTGTCGGGGTCGGGAGCGCACCAAAAAACCCCACTGCCACAAGAATGGAGGCGTAGCCAGTGATTGAAGCTGTTCTTTTTGGAGCGTTCTTCATTCTTCTGTTTCTGAGCGTCCCCGTTGCCTTCGCATTAGGCTTGGCGTCCATCGTGACCCTTGTTTTCCTTGGTGGTATCGACAATTTGGCGACGACACCGAGCGTCTTCTACGCCTCGTTGTCGTCGCCCACGCTTCTGGCCATCCCGTTCTTCATCCTGGCCGGAGTGATTATGGAGTACGCCGGCATATCGAAACGCCTCATAGATCTCGCCGATGCCTGCGTTGGTCATCGCAAACATGGTCTCGCCATGGTGGTAATCATCGCAGCGTTCTTTTTCTCCGCCATCTCGGGATCCGGTCCTGCAACGGTGGCTGCAATCGGCGCCATTTTAATTCCGGCTCTGGTTCGCAACGGCTACTTCAAGCATGATGCCGCCGCCATGCTGGCAAGCGCCGGTTCGATGGGTATCATCATTCCGCCGAGCATCACTCTGATCATATTTGGCGTGGTCGCGAGTGATTACGAGCGGGTCTCTATCGCGCGGCTGTTCATGGCGGGGGTGGTCCCCGGTTTTCTCATGGCCCTCGCGTTGTACATAGCTGCACGAACGGTCCCACGTATCGCTGCCACCCGTGTCCCTGCTCCGGTTCCAGTAGGCGGGGCAGCTGGTCATGGTCTTGGTGGTAGCGGAGGGTCTGCGGGCCTTTTCATCGATGGCACCCCGCATTCTGGTGAGGCGGATGAAATCGAAAAGCTGTCGGCACACGCTACCCACCAGAGGGGGCGAGCATCGCTGCAAGACGTGGGAGCGAGATTCGTGCACGCCATTCCAGGCCTCTTGGTACCTGTCATTATTTTGGGCGGCATATATGGGGGCATCTTCACCCCTACAGAATCTGCAGTGGTGGCCGCATTCTATGCGTTGGTAGTAGGACTCTTCTTCTACCGGGAAATCAAGGTCGGCCATATTGGAAGAATATTTATCTCAGCGGCTGTGCAATCCTCTGTGGTAATGATCATTGTCGGATGCGCTTCTATCTTCGCCTACATCATCACCGCCGAACGAATCGCTCGGCGGATGTCCGATGCTATCCTCGGCATCACGGACAATGGCATCGTCATCATGTTCCTGGTCGTGGTTCTGCTGCTGATAGCCGGTGCATTTATTGATGCGATTTCCGCTCTGTTTCTATTCATACCCATCTTTGTACCAATTTTGCTGTCTGTGGGATACGACATCACCACCATCGGAATAATGATGACAGTGAACCTGGCTATTGGACTAATTACTCCGCCGGTCGGCGTAAACCTGTTCGTGGCGGCGGGGATTGCCAAGTCTCCACTAACGCAAGTCGCAAAAGGCATTGTGCCATTCCTCATCGCGTCCTTGGTCGTACTGTTGCTGATCGCATTCATCCCGGGCCTATCCAATTGGCTGCCCGATCTGTTGGGTATGTAACAGCGAAGTTGAAAGAGAGAACCGCTTTATGACTGAACAGCTAGCCGAACGGGTCTGCCTGGTAACCGGAGCAGCCCAAGGTATCGGGACAGAAATTGCGCGTACTCTCGCGAGCCGCGGCTGCGTCGTCGTGTTAGTCGATCTTTTGGAGCCGGCGGAGGCGATTGAAAAAATTCGACAGGATATATCCGGAGCACGGGTTGAGGGCCGGGCTGTCGATGTGCGTGATGCTGTCGGAGTAAAAAACACAGTCGACTGGGTAGTCGCAACTTTTGGACGCATCGACGTCATGGTCAATAATGCCGGCACCTGTGCCCGCGTAGGGTTGGGCGAAATGACAGAGGAGCTGTGGCAGCGCGATATTGACACTAATTTGAAGGGAACGTTCCTTTTCATTCAACACGCCGTCCATCCACACATGGCGGCCCAAGGTTTTGGTTCGATCGTCAACATCAGTTCCATTTCCGGCATCATGGGCGGTCCTTTCTCCTCTGGAGAGGAGGACAGCCGATCCGGCCCCGCCTATGCCGCGTCGAAGGGTGGAGTCATTGCGTTGACGAAGTGGATCGCCAAGGAGGTGGGGCACCTAGGAATCACCTGCAATTCGGTGGCCCCAGGCCCAATCGAAACACCGATGACGAGTTCCGTCGCCTACGACTTCGGCAACCAGCCGATTAAACGAATGGGGACGCCAGCTGACGTGGCAGAAGCAGTGGCATATCTGGCCTCTCCGGCATCATCTTTTGTGACCGGACAAGTACTGAAGGTCTGTGGCGGATCGGCGATCGGCTAACCGCCGGATGGGAAGGAAATATGGTGAAAATTACCCACCCAGGTCCCTTGCAAAAGGAACGGCTGCAAATGGTCAAGGGTACGTCCAAGACGACGCTCAAGCGTTTGCCAGGCGGTGGACGGCTAATAGATGGGCTTCATAATCTGTTGGCGGCCAACGGACACCATTCAGGGGTAGCCGA
This region of Arthrobacter roseus genomic DNA includes:
- a CDS encoding ISL3 family transposase, which produces MNQPTQSCPDAATTLFNLPDYRIVTAVTNGDGIRVVTIASDFPPGCPGCGMISTRVHSRRRQRVRDILVAGLVSVWWAKRRFFCDEPACTRKTFAESTPQVPRFARSTARLKDTLKDAVVSSGRAASEVAAAFGVSWWLVNTVVVAAALALPSVDLLTPARLGIDEHRYRSVRWFKDQQSGKWSRFEPWMSTIVDVDSGQVLGIVNGRDSHGVGAWLKSRPAAWLAGIETVGIDPSAAFRKALREHLPDAAVSVDHFHLVLLANDMLTGVRQRVAREQHGRRGLKTDKAWAHRRLLLRGYDTLSDAGKKRLDDVFATDDPTQELAAAWGVKEALRLMLSSSNPASVQERKEFFERQVKSAAMMETDRLLTTVTKWWPEIQTLLDTRVTTAKVEAANTMIKNIKRIARGFRNPTNYQSRILLRSAARTVA
- a CDS encoding DctP family TRAP transporter solute-binding subunit; the encoded protein is MKAKYIVPFAGLAVVLAGCSGDPGASSETEAKGQTYDWDMTITVGEQSSWYEGAEKFAEVLDKESDGRMQLNLYTNEQLSGGDSVASLEQLINGEKAFSYHSTIIYAGIDEPFGAINAPFLYDSYEEADATIEASALEAYKKLGDDLGVEVLGFGESGFRQITNNVRPIESPSDLEGIKIRIPEISLFQDIYQALDANPITMTFSEVFTALQQGTIDGQENPLDVTYSSGLTEVLDYMTMWNYVYDPLILGMNDDLYESLSPEDQEIVQKAADEANTVQKASNRSREDTQLEEMKKVMEVSTLNAKQRDAFNTAMEPIYDKYESVWGAEVADAVQPK
- a CDS encoding TRAP transporter small permease; protein product: MKQLRSLDIVENTLAVATFSVISIVAFANVLSRYLLNASLAFTTELTVNLAVLLTMVGAAIGIRESSHLGFTLLRDKATGRTHQAIVVLCGLAIVLFYAALFKFGLDISLEQFGRHQTTPALGLPKGLLSAALPLGALLGVIRAVQATIVGVGSAPKNPTATRMEA
- a CDS encoding TRAP transporter large permease subunit, whose amino-acid sequence is MIEAVLFGAFFILLFLSVPVAFALGLASIVTLVFLGGIDNLATTPSVFYASLSSPTLLAIPFFILAGVIMEYAGISKRLIDLADACVGHRKHGLAMVVIIAAFFFSAISGSGPATVAAIGAILIPALVRNGYFKHDAAAMLASAGSMGIIIPPSITLIIFGVVASDYERVSIARLFMAGVVPGFLMALALYIAARTVPRIAATRVPAPVPVGGAAGHGLGGSGGSAGLFIDGTPHSGEADEIEKLSAHATHQRGRASLQDVGARFVHAIPGLLVPVIILGGIYGGIFTPTESAVVAAFYALVVGLFFYREIKVGHIGRIFISAAVQSSVVMIIVGCASIFAYIITAERIARRMSDAILGITDNGIVIMFLVVVLLLIAGAFIDAISALFLFIPIFVPILLSVGYDITTIGIMMTVNLAIGLITPPVGVNLFVAAGIAKSPLTQVAKGIVPFLIASLVVLLLIAFIPGLSNWLPDLLGM
- a CDS encoding SDR family NAD(P)-dependent oxidoreductase, producing the protein MTEQLAERVCLVTGAAQGIGTEIARTLASRGCVVVLVDLLEPAEAIEKIRQDISGARVEGRAVDVRDAVGVKNTVDWVVATFGRIDVMVNNAGTCARVGLGEMTEELWQRDIDTNLKGTFLFIQHAVHPHMAAQGFGSIVNISSISGIMGGPFSSGEEDSRSGPAYAASKGGVIALTKWIAKEVGHLGITCNSVAPGPIETPMTSSVAYDFGNQPIKRMGTPADVAEAVAYLASPASSFVTGQVLKVCGGSAIG